The proteins below are encoded in one region of Micromonospora pisi:
- a CDS encoding alpha/beta fold hydrolase, producing the protein MTYVMSGRLRLWTERFGDPTDPTVLLIMGAEAQSIGWPETLVRRLVAGGRQVIRYDHRDTGQSDAVDFDTEPYAMTDLARDAIAVLDGHGIAAAHVVGASMGGVIGQWLAVHAPERVLTLTTMNTTPIGGATDRDLPPPTPALLQQLAETASVDRDTDEQRVAADILVLDALNGGELPFDREAARDLAERHFARARDWTRSANHHRAGQNRADVRPTPLSTITAPTLVVAGTADPIFPLPHAEALAEQIPNARLVPIPGMGHGFLSPGLAERVADLVLDHTASVRF; encoded by the coding sequence ATGACGTATGTGATGTCCGGTCGGTTACGACTCTGGACCGAGCGGTTCGGCGATCCGACCGACCCGACCGTACTGCTGATCATGGGGGCTGAGGCGCAGAGCATCGGCTGGCCGGAAACGCTGGTACGGCGACTGGTAGCGGGCGGACGGCAGGTCATCCGGTACGACCACCGGGACACCGGGCAATCCGACGCCGTCGACTTCGACACGGAGCCGTACGCGATGACCGACCTCGCCCGGGACGCGATCGCGGTCCTCGACGGCCACGGCATCGCCGCCGCCCACGTCGTCGGCGCGTCGATGGGCGGCGTCATCGGTCAATGGCTGGCCGTGCACGCGCCCGAACGGGTGCTGACCCTCACCACCATGAACACCACCCCGATCGGTGGCGCGACCGACCGGGACCTGCCGCCACCCACGCCTGCCCTGCTGCAACAGCTCGCCGAAACCGCGAGCGTCGACCGCGACACCGACGAACAGCGGGTGGCGGCGGACATCCTCGTCCTCGACGCGCTCAACGGTGGTGAGCTGCCCTTCGACCGGGAAGCGGCGCGGGATCTGGCGGAGCGGCACTTCGCCCGGGCCAGGGACTGGACCAGGTCGGCCAACCACCACCGCGCCGGGCAGAACCGGGCCGACGTCCGACCCACCCCGTTGTCGACGATCACCGCACCGACCCTGGTCGTGGCCGGGACCGCCGATCCGATCTTCCCCCTGCCGCACGCGGAGGCGCTCGCGGAGCAGATCCCGAACGCACGTCTCGTGCCGATTCCGGGGATGGGGCACGGTTTCCTCTCGCCCGGTCTGGCCGAGCGGGTCGCCGACCTGGTTCTCGATCACACCGCCTCGGTGAGGTTCTGA
- a CDS encoding tetratricopeptide repeat protein, whose protein sequence is METSEAEAERLYRRAIAAGDVSVLNDLAILLEERGEAGEAEQLYRRAIAAGHVDAEQPRRPA, encoded by the coding sequence TTGGAGACGAGTGAGGCCGAGGCCGAACGTCTCTACCGCCGAGCGATCGCCGCCGGGGACGTGAGTGTGTTGAACGACCTGGCGATCCTGCTCGAAGAGCGGGGTGAGGCGGGTGAGGCCGAGCAGCTCTACCGCCGAGCAATCGCCGCCGGCCACGTTGACGCTGAACAACCTCGCCGTCCAGCTTGA
- a CDS encoding zinc-binding dehydrogenase — protein MGHYLTELAAAAGAELTVVTATPARGERLHELGAATVVQAVADAHGPFDLVLESTGGADFPVALSKLLPGGTLIHARKGRRRC, from the coding sequence GTGGGGCACTACCTGACCGAGTTGGCTGCCGCCGCCGGCGCGGAACTGACCGTGGTGACCGCCACACCGGCGCGCGGTGAGCGACTGCACGAACTTGGCGCGGCAACGGTCGTGCAGGCTGTCGCCGACGCCCATGGCCCGTTCGATCTGGTGCTCGAGTCCACCGGCGGTGCTGACTTTCCGGTCGCGCTGTCGAAGCTGCTTCCCGGAGGCACGCTGATTCACGCACGGAAGGGCCGACGCCGTTGCTGA
- a CDS encoding winged helix-turn-helix transcriptional regulator, whose product MQDDQAAWPPAASSDPEQACPVAPVVDIVFSRWTTPILWSLNYQGRQRFVELQRQISSITPKVLTQRLRQLERDGLVVRTYHPEVPPRVEYEISNLGRSLAPLFAHLAEWATSHLDDVEQARRSYDTEAGATRPAALSTPVR is encoded by the coding sequence ATGCAGGACGATCAAGCAGCCTGGCCACCCGCAGCGTCCTCCGATCCCGAGCAGGCGTGCCCGGTCGCCCCGGTCGTGGACATCGTCTTCAGCCGGTGGACGACCCCGATCCTGTGGTCGCTGAACTACCAGGGACGGCAACGCTTCGTCGAGTTGCAGCGACAGATCAGCAGCATCACACCGAAGGTTCTGACCCAGCGGCTACGGCAACTCGAACGCGACGGACTTGTCGTGCGCACCTACCACCCCGAGGTCCCACCCCGAGTCGAGTACGAGATCAGCAACCTCGGCCGTAGCCTCGCCCCCCTCTTCGCCCACCTCGCCGAGTGGGCGACAAGTCACCTGGACGACGTGGAACAAGCAAGGCGCAGCTACGACACGGAGGCAGGGGCAACACGGCCGGCAGCACTGTCCACGCCGGTTCGGTAG
- a CDS encoding NAD(P)H-binding protein, whose amino-acid sequence MIVVTGATGNVGRVLVETLAAAGEQVTAVSRGTLPVSMPEGARHQHADLAEPETLRPVVDGARALFLLVAGAGAHLNPGDILDVAKAGGVERIVLLSSQAAGTRPLSVSHAPLRGIEDAVQRSGMAWTILRPGGFVSNTYAWAEPVRTQRTVAAPFGDVGLPLVDPTDIAEVAATVLRKDQHAGRIYELTGPALTTPRQRARSIAEALGQPVRFVDQTREEARAQMMRFMPEPVVDGTLAILGEPLPEEQRISPHTEQVLGRAPRTFDDWTRRHIHAFR is encoded by the coding sequence ATGATTGTCGTAACCGGAGCCACCGGAAATGTGGGTCGCGTACTGGTAGAGACGCTGGCCGCGGCTGGCGAGCAGGTGACCGCGGTGTCACGGGGAACGTTGCCGGTGTCCATGCCGGAAGGGGCCCGGCATCAACACGCTGATCTGGCCGAACCGGAGACCCTGCGGCCGGTCGTGGACGGAGCCCGCGCGCTGTTTCTGCTGGTCGCGGGTGCCGGTGCGCACCTGAACCCCGGCGACATCCTCGACGTCGCGAAAGCCGGTGGAGTCGAGCGCATCGTCCTGTTGTCCTCGCAGGCCGCCGGAACGCGCCCCCTGTCCGTCTCGCATGCACCGCTGCGCGGCATCGAGGACGCCGTACAGCGGTCCGGCATGGCCTGGACGATCCTGCGACCGGGCGGTTTTGTCTCCAACACCTACGCCTGGGCGGAGCCGGTGCGGACCCAGCGGACGGTGGCCGCACCATTCGGCGACGTCGGCCTGCCGCTCGTCGATCCGACCGACATTGCCGAGGTCGCCGCCACGGTCCTGCGGAAGGACCAGCACGCCGGCCGGATCTACGAGCTCACGGGGCCGGCCCTGACCACACCGCGACAGCGGGCCCGGAGCATTGCCGAGGCGCTGGGCCAGCCGGTCCGGTTCGTCGACCAGACCCGTGAGGAGGCGCGCGCACAGATGATGCGGTTCATGCCCGAGCCGGTGGTCGACGGGACCCTGGCCATCCTCGGCGAGCCTCTCCCGGAAGAGCAGCGGATCAGCCCGCACACGGAGCAGGTCCTGGGCCGCGCACCGCGCACCTTCGACGATTGGACCCGGCGCCACATTCACGCGTTCCGGTAG
- a CDS encoding YciI family protein → MTEYLITFNDEWVPAHTADELREKGTAARAVLEEMLAEDVLIFTNGGLDRSTAVCGVEPVDGKPVFTDGPYVETKEHLGGFVVVDLPDDEAARYWAGRLATVLDWPQEVHRFRGPGQARRNGSGEK, encoded by the coding sequence ATGACGGAGTACCTGATCACCTTCAACGACGAGTGGGTGCCTGCCCACACGGCGGACGAGCTGCGCGAGAAGGGCACGGCCGCCCGGGCGGTGCTCGAGGAGATGCTGGCAGAGGATGTCCTGATCTTCACCAACGGCGGGCTCGACCGGTCCACCGCGGTGTGCGGTGTCGAGCCGGTCGACGGCAAGCCCGTTTTCACCGACGGCCCGTACGTCGAGACCAAGGAGCACCTCGGCGGCTTTGTCGTCGTGGACCTGCCCGACGACGAGGCGGCGCGCTACTGGGCTGGCCGGCTCGCGACCGTGCTCGACTGGCCGCAGGAGGTGCACCGGTTCCGAGGTCCCGGGCAGGCCCGGCGTAACGGCTCCGGGGAGAAGTGA
- a CDS encoding YciI family protein translates to MPRYLLSVHGPAERTDSGTCPSHEAMLQAFAATGAFNERLQRDGHFVFAGGLESATTATTVDGRGEKPAFTDGPYQETRECLGGFWVIEAADLDVALALAVEGSKACRGTVEVRPFRTAESVRALPES, encoded by the coding sequence GTGCCCAGGTACCTGCTGTCCGTCCACGGGCCGGCCGAGCGCACCGACTCGGGCACCTGTCCCTCCCACGAGGCGATGCTGCAGGCGTTCGCCGCCACCGGCGCCTTCAACGAGAGGCTTCAGCGGGACGGTCACTTCGTCTTCGCCGGCGGCCTGGAGTCCGCGACGACCGCCACCACCGTTGACGGCCGGGGCGAGAAGCCGGCCTTCACCGACGGGCCTTACCAGGAGACGCGGGAGTGCCTCGGCGGCTTCTGGGTCATCGAGGCGGCCGACCTCGACGTGGCACTGGCGCTCGCCGTCGAGGGGTCGAAAGCGTGCCGCGGCACGGTCGAGGTGCGTCCCTTCCGAACCGCGGAATCCGTCCGAGCGCTGCCAGAGTCGTGA